One window of the Bos mutus isolate GX-2022 chromosome X, NWIPB_WYAK_1.1, whole genome shotgun sequence genome contains the following:
- the CDK16 gene encoding cyclin-dependent kinase 16 isoform X2, whose protein sequence is MNSGRQKWGVETTGVAMDRMKKIKRQLSMTLRGGRGIDKTNGAPEQIGLDESGGGGGSDLGEAPTRAAPGEPRSVRGPLSSAPEIVHEDLKMGSDGESDQASATSSDEVQSPVRVRMRNHPPRKISTEDINKRLSLPADIRLPEGYLEKLTLNSPIFDKPLSRRLRRVSLSEIGFGKLETYIKLDKLGEGTYATVYKGKSKLTDNLVALKEIRLEHEEGAPCTAIREVSLLKDLKHANIVTLHDIIHTEKSLTLVFEYLDKDLKQYLDDCGNIINMHNVKLFLFQLLRGLAYCHRQKVLHRDLKPQNLLINERGELKLADFGLARAKSIPTKTYSNEVVTLWYRPPDILLGSTDYSTQIDMWGVGCIFYEMATGRPLFPGSTVEEQLHFIFRILGTPNEDTWPGILSNEEFRTYNYPKYRAEALLSHAPRVDSDGADLLTKLLQFEGRNRISAEDAMKHPFFLSLGDRIHKLPDTTSIFALKEIQLQKEASIRSSSMPDSGRPAYRVVDTEF, encoded by the exons ATGAATTCAGGCAGGCAGAAGTGGGGTGTGGAGACCACTGGG GTCGCCATGGATCGGATGAAGAAGATCAAACGGCAGCTGTCAATGACACTCCGAGGGGGCCGAGGTATAGATAAGACCAATGGTGCCCCTGAACAGATAGGCCTGGATGAGAGTGGTGGGGGCGGCGGCAGTGACCTTGGAGAGGCCCCCACACGTGCTGCCCCTGGGGAACCTCGCTCTGTACGGGGCCCACTCAGCTCTGCACCAG AGATTGTGCATGAGGACTTGAAGATGGGGTCTGATGGGGAAAGTGACCAGGCTTCAGCCACGTCCTCCGATGAGGTGCAGTCACCAGTGAGGGTGCGCATGCGCAATCATCCCCCACGCAAGATCTCCACTGAG GACATCAACAAGCGCCTATCACTACCAGCCGACATCCGGCTGCCTGAGGGCTACCTTGAGAAGCTGACCCTCAACAGCCCCATCTTTGACAAGCCCCTCAGCCGCCGTCTCCGCCGTGTCAGCTTG TCTGAGATCGGCTTTGGGAAACTGGAGACCTACATCAAGCTGGACAAGCTGGGGGAG GGTACCTATGCCACTGTCTACAAAGGCAAAAGCAAGCTCACAGACAACCTTGTGGCACTCAAGGAGATCAGACTGGAACACGAAGAGGGGGCACCCTGCACCGCCATCCGGGAAG TGTCCCTGCTCAAGGACCTCAAACACGCCAACATCGTCACGCTACATGACATTATTCACACGGAGAAGTCCCTCACCCTTGTCTTTGAGTACCTG GACAAGGACCTGAAGCAGTACCTGGATGACTGTGGGAACATCATCAACATGCACAACGTGAAA CTGTTCCTGTTCCAGCTGCTCCGTGGCCTGGCCTACTGCCACCGGCAGAAGGTGCTACACCGAGACCTCAAGCCACAGAACCTACTCATCAATGAGCGAGGAGAGCTCAAGCTGGCTGACTTCG GCCTGGCCCGGGCCAAGTCAATTCCAACGAAGACCTACTCCAACGAGGTGGTAACACTGTGGTACCGGCCCCCTGACATCCTGCTCGGGTCCACGGACTACTCCACTCAGATTGACATGTG GGGTGTGGGCTGCATCTTCTATGAGATGGCCACAGGCCGGCCCCTCTTCCCAGGCTCCACAGTGGAGGAGCAGCTGCACTTCATCTTCCGCATCTTGG GAACCCCAAATGAAGATACATGGCCAGGCATCCTGTCCAATGAAGAGTTCAGGACATACAACTACCCCAAGTACCGAGCCGAGGCCCTTTTGAGCCATGCACCCCG AGTTGACAGCGACGGGGCTGACCTCCTCACCAAGCTGCTGCAG TTTGAAGGTCGCAATCGGATCTCCGCAGAGGATGCCATGAAACATCCATTCTTCCTCAGTCTGGGGGATCGGATCCACAAACTTCCTGACA CTACTTCCATATTTGCACTAAAGGAGATCCAGCTACAAAAGGAGGCCAGCATTCGATCTTCGTCAATGCCTGACTCAG GCAGGCCAGCTTACCGAGTGGTGGACACCGAATTTTAA
- the CDK16 gene encoding cyclin-dependent kinase 16 isoform X1: protein MNSGRQKWGVETTGVAMDRMKKIKRQLSMTLRGGRGIDKTNGAPEQIGLDESGGGGGSDLGEAPTRAAPGEPRSVRGPLSSAPEIVHEDLKMGSDGESDQASATSSDEVQSPVRVRMRNHPPRKISTEDINKRLSLPADIRLPEGYLEKLTLNSPIFDKPLSRRLRRVSLSEIGFGKLETYIKLDKLGEGTYATVYKGKSKLTDNLVALKEIRLEHEEGAPCTAIREVSLLKDLKHANIVTLHDIIHTEKSLTLVFEYLDKDLKQYLDDCGNIINMHNVKLFLFQLLRGLAYCHRQKVLHRDLKPQNLLINERGELKLADFGLARAKSIPTKTYSNEVVTLWYRPPDILLGSTDYSTQIDMWGVGCIFYEMATGRPLFPGSTVEEQLHFIFRILGTPNEDTWPGILSNEEFRTYNYPKYRAEALLSHAPRVDSDGADLLTKLLQFEGRNRISAEDAMKHPFFLSLGDRIHKLPDTTSIFALKEIQLQKEASIRSSSMPDSVAGGQRGRASLPH, encoded by the exons ATGAATTCAGGCAGGCAGAAGTGGGGTGTGGAGACCACTGGG GTCGCCATGGATCGGATGAAGAAGATCAAACGGCAGCTGTCAATGACACTCCGAGGGGGCCGAGGTATAGATAAGACCAATGGTGCCCCTGAACAGATAGGCCTGGATGAGAGTGGTGGGGGCGGCGGCAGTGACCTTGGAGAGGCCCCCACACGTGCTGCCCCTGGGGAACCTCGCTCTGTACGGGGCCCACTCAGCTCTGCACCAG AGATTGTGCATGAGGACTTGAAGATGGGGTCTGATGGGGAAAGTGACCAGGCTTCAGCCACGTCCTCCGATGAGGTGCAGTCACCAGTGAGGGTGCGCATGCGCAATCATCCCCCACGCAAGATCTCCACTGAG GACATCAACAAGCGCCTATCACTACCAGCCGACATCCGGCTGCCTGAGGGCTACCTTGAGAAGCTGACCCTCAACAGCCCCATCTTTGACAAGCCCCTCAGCCGCCGTCTCCGCCGTGTCAGCTTG TCTGAGATCGGCTTTGGGAAACTGGAGACCTACATCAAGCTGGACAAGCTGGGGGAG GGTACCTATGCCACTGTCTACAAAGGCAAAAGCAAGCTCACAGACAACCTTGTGGCACTCAAGGAGATCAGACTGGAACACGAAGAGGGGGCACCCTGCACCGCCATCCGGGAAG TGTCCCTGCTCAAGGACCTCAAACACGCCAACATCGTCACGCTACATGACATTATTCACACGGAGAAGTCCCTCACCCTTGTCTTTGAGTACCTG GACAAGGACCTGAAGCAGTACCTGGATGACTGTGGGAACATCATCAACATGCACAACGTGAAA CTGTTCCTGTTCCAGCTGCTCCGTGGCCTGGCCTACTGCCACCGGCAGAAGGTGCTACACCGAGACCTCAAGCCACAGAACCTACTCATCAATGAGCGAGGAGAGCTCAAGCTGGCTGACTTCG GCCTGGCCCGGGCCAAGTCAATTCCAACGAAGACCTACTCCAACGAGGTGGTAACACTGTGGTACCGGCCCCCTGACATCCTGCTCGGGTCCACGGACTACTCCACTCAGATTGACATGTG GGGTGTGGGCTGCATCTTCTATGAGATGGCCACAGGCCGGCCCCTCTTCCCAGGCTCCACAGTGGAGGAGCAGCTGCACTTCATCTTCCGCATCTTGG GAACCCCAAATGAAGATACATGGCCAGGCATCCTGTCCAATGAAGAGTTCAGGACATACAACTACCCCAAGTACCGAGCCGAGGCCCTTTTGAGCCATGCACCCCG AGTTGACAGCGACGGGGCTGACCTCCTCACCAAGCTGCTGCAG TTTGAAGGTCGCAATCGGATCTCCGCAGAGGATGCCATGAAACATCCATTCTTCCTCAGTCTGGGGGATCGGATCCACAAACTTCCTGACA CTACTTCCATATTTGCACTAAAGGAGATCCAGCTACAAAAGGAGGCCAGCATTCGATCTTCGTCAATGCCTGACTCAG TTGCTGGTGGACAGCGTGGCCGTGCCAGCCTCCCACACTGA
- the CDK16 gene encoding cyclin-dependent kinase 16 isoform X3, producing the protein MISAEGTIDKVAMDRMKKIKRQLSMTLRGGRGIDKTNGAPEQIGLDESGGGGGSDLGEAPTRAAPGEPRSVRGPLSSAPEIVHEDLKMGSDGESDQASATSSDEVQSPVRVRMRNHPPRKISTEDINKRLSLPADIRLPEGYLEKLTLNSPIFDKPLSRRLRRVSLSEIGFGKLETYIKLDKLGEGTYATVYKGKSKLTDNLVALKEIRLEHEEGAPCTAIREVSLLKDLKHANIVTLHDIIHTEKSLTLVFEYLDKDLKQYLDDCGNIINMHNVKLFLFQLLRGLAYCHRQKVLHRDLKPQNLLINERGELKLADFGLARAKSIPTKTYSNEVVTLWYRPPDILLGSTDYSTQIDMWGVGCIFYEMATGRPLFPGSTVEEQLHFIFRILGTPNEDTWPGILSNEEFRTYNYPKYRAEALLSHAPRVDSDGADLLTKLLQFEGRNRISAEDAMKHPFFLSLGDRIHKLPDTTSIFALKEIQLQKEASIRSSSMPDSVAGGQRGRASLPH; encoded by the exons ATGATAAGTGCTGAGGGGACAATTGACAAG GTCGCCATGGATCGGATGAAGAAGATCAAACGGCAGCTGTCAATGACACTCCGAGGGGGCCGAGGTATAGATAAGACCAATGGTGCCCCTGAACAGATAGGCCTGGATGAGAGTGGTGGGGGCGGCGGCAGTGACCTTGGAGAGGCCCCCACACGTGCTGCCCCTGGGGAACCTCGCTCTGTACGGGGCCCACTCAGCTCTGCACCAG AGATTGTGCATGAGGACTTGAAGATGGGGTCTGATGGGGAAAGTGACCAGGCTTCAGCCACGTCCTCCGATGAGGTGCAGTCACCAGTGAGGGTGCGCATGCGCAATCATCCCCCACGCAAGATCTCCACTGAG GACATCAACAAGCGCCTATCACTACCAGCCGACATCCGGCTGCCTGAGGGCTACCTTGAGAAGCTGACCCTCAACAGCCCCATCTTTGACAAGCCCCTCAGCCGCCGTCTCCGCCGTGTCAGCTTG TCTGAGATCGGCTTTGGGAAACTGGAGACCTACATCAAGCTGGACAAGCTGGGGGAG GGTACCTATGCCACTGTCTACAAAGGCAAAAGCAAGCTCACAGACAACCTTGTGGCACTCAAGGAGATCAGACTGGAACACGAAGAGGGGGCACCCTGCACCGCCATCCGGGAAG TGTCCCTGCTCAAGGACCTCAAACACGCCAACATCGTCACGCTACATGACATTATTCACACGGAGAAGTCCCTCACCCTTGTCTTTGAGTACCTG GACAAGGACCTGAAGCAGTACCTGGATGACTGTGGGAACATCATCAACATGCACAACGTGAAA CTGTTCCTGTTCCAGCTGCTCCGTGGCCTGGCCTACTGCCACCGGCAGAAGGTGCTACACCGAGACCTCAAGCCACAGAACCTACTCATCAATGAGCGAGGAGAGCTCAAGCTGGCTGACTTCG GCCTGGCCCGGGCCAAGTCAATTCCAACGAAGACCTACTCCAACGAGGTGGTAACACTGTGGTACCGGCCCCCTGACATCCTGCTCGGGTCCACGGACTACTCCACTCAGATTGACATGTG GGGTGTGGGCTGCATCTTCTATGAGATGGCCACAGGCCGGCCCCTCTTCCCAGGCTCCACAGTGGAGGAGCAGCTGCACTTCATCTTCCGCATCTTGG GAACCCCAAATGAAGATACATGGCCAGGCATCCTGTCCAATGAAGAGTTCAGGACATACAACTACCCCAAGTACCGAGCCGAGGCCCTTTTGAGCCATGCACCCCG AGTTGACAGCGACGGGGCTGACCTCCTCACCAAGCTGCTGCAG TTTGAAGGTCGCAATCGGATCTCCGCAGAGGATGCCATGAAACATCCATTCTTCCTCAGTCTGGGGGATCGGATCCACAAACTTCCTGACA CTACTTCCATATTTGCACTAAAGGAGATCCAGCTACAAAAGGAGGCCAGCATTCGATCTTCGTCAATGCCTGACTCAG TTGCTGGTGGACAGCGTGGCCGTGCCAGCCTCCCACACTGA
- the CDK16 gene encoding cyclin-dependent kinase 16 isoform X5 yields MDRMKKIKRQLSMTLRGGRGIDKTNGAPEQIGLDESGGGGGSDLGEAPTRAAPGEPRSVRGPLSSAPEIVHEDLKMGSDGESDQASATSSDEVQSPVRVRMRNHPPRKISTEDINKRLSLPADIRLPEGYLEKLTLNSPIFDKPLSRRLRRVSLSEIGFGKLETYIKLDKLGEGTYATVYKGKSKLTDNLVALKEIRLEHEEGAPCTAIREVSLLKDLKHANIVTLHDIIHTEKSLTLVFEYLDKDLKQYLDDCGNIINMHNVKLFLFQLLRGLAYCHRQKVLHRDLKPQNLLINERGELKLADFGLARAKSIPTKTYSNEVVTLWYRPPDILLGSTDYSTQIDMWGVGCIFYEMATGRPLFPGSTVEEQLHFIFRILGTPNEDTWPGILSNEEFRTYNYPKYRAEALLSHAPRVDSDGADLLTKLLQFEGRNRISAEDAMKHPFFLSLGDRIHKLPDTTSIFALKEIQLQKEASIRSSSMPDSVAGGQRGRASLPH; encoded by the exons ATGGATCGGATGAAGAAGATCAAACGGCAGCTGTCAATGACACTCCGAGGGGGCCGAGGTATAGATAAGACCAATGGTGCCCCTGAACAGATAGGCCTGGATGAGAGTGGTGGGGGCGGCGGCAGTGACCTTGGAGAGGCCCCCACACGTGCTGCCCCTGGGGAACCTCGCTCTGTACGGGGCCCACTCAGCTCTGCACCAG AGATTGTGCATGAGGACTTGAAGATGGGGTCTGATGGGGAAAGTGACCAGGCTTCAGCCACGTCCTCCGATGAGGTGCAGTCACCAGTGAGGGTGCGCATGCGCAATCATCCCCCACGCAAGATCTCCACTGAG GACATCAACAAGCGCCTATCACTACCAGCCGACATCCGGCTGCCTGAGGGCTACCTTGAGAAGCTGACCCTCAACAGCCCCATCTTTGACAAGCCCCTCAGCCGCCGTCTCCGCCGTGTCAGCTTG TCTGAGATCGGCTTTGGGAAACTGGAGACCTACATCAAGCTGGACAAGCTGGGGGAG GGTACCTATGCCACTGTCTACAAAGGCAAAAGCAAGCTCACAGACAACCTTGTGGCACTCAAGGAGATCAGACTGGAACACGAAGAGGGGGCACCCTGCACCGCCATCCGGGAAG TGTCCCTGCTCAAGGACCTCAAACACGCCAACATCGTCACGCTACATGACATTATTCACACGGAGAAGTCCCTCACCCTTGTCTTTGAGTACCTG GACAAGGACCTGAAGCAGTACCTGGATGACTGTGGGAACATCATCAACATGCACAACGTGAAA CTGTTCCTGTTCCAGCTGCTCCGTGGCCTGGCCTACTGCCACCGGCAGAAGGTGCTACACCGAGACCTCAAGCCACAGAACCTACTCATCAATGAGCGAGGAGAGCTCAAGCTGGCTGACTTCG GCCTGGCCCGGGCCAAGTCAATTCCAACGAAGACCTACTCCAACGAGGTGGTAACACTGTGGTACCGGCCCCCTGACATCCTGCTCGGGTCCACGGACTACTCCACTCAGATTGACATGTG GGGTGTGGGCTGCATCTTCTATGAGATGGCCACAGGCCGGCCCCTCTTCCCAGGCTCCACAGTGGAGGAGCAGCTGCACTTCATCTTCCGCATCTTGG GAACCCCAAATGAAGATACATGGCCAGGCATCCTGTCCAATGAAGAGTTCAGGACATACAACTACCCCAAGTACCGAGCCGAGGCCCTTTTGAGCCATGCACCCCG AGTTGACAGCGACGGGGCTGACCTCCTCACCAAGCTGCTGCAG TTTGAAGGTCGCAATCGGATCTCCGCAGAGGATGCCATGAAACATCCATTCTTCCTCAGTCTGGGGGATCGGATCCACAAACTTCCTGACA CTACTTCCATATTTGCACTAAAGGAGATCCAGCTACAAAAGGAGGCCAGCATTCGATCTTCGTCAATGCCTGACTCAG TTGCTGGTGGACAGCGTGGCCGTGCCAGCCTCCCACACTGA
- the CDK16 gene encoding cyclin-dependent kinase 16 isoform X4, giving the protein MRVVGAAAVTLERPPHVLPLGNLALYGAHSALHQPLQASWHLPAPGLPSQGIRLLLPLPAHWPWASHSLSSALTRGALLEIVHEDLKMGSDGESDQASATSSDEVQSPVRVRMRNHPPRKISTEDINKRLSLPADIRLPEGYLEKLTLNSPIFDKPLSRRLRRVSLSEIGFGKLETYIKLDKLGEGTYATVYKGKSKLTDNLVALKEIRLEHEEGAPCTAIREVSLLKDLKHANIVTLHDIIHTEKSLTLVFEYLDKDLKQYLDDCGNIINMHNVKLFLFQLLRGLAYCHRQKVLHRDLKPQNLLINERGELKLADFGLARAKSIPTKTYSNEVVTLWYRPPDILLGSTDYSTQIDMWGVGCIFYEMATGRPLFPGSTVEEQLHFIFRILGTPNEDTWPGILSNEEFRTYNYPKYRAEALLSHAPRVDSDGADLLTKLLQFEGRNRISAEDAMKHPFFLSLGDRIHKLPDTTSIFALKEIQLQKEASIRSSSMPDSVAGGQRGRASLPH; this is encoded by the exons ATGAGAGTGGTGGGGGCGGCGGCAGTGACCTTGGAGAGGCCCCCACACGTGCTGCCCCTGGGGAACCTCGCTCTGTACGGGGCCCACTCAGCTCTGCACCAG CCCCTTCAGGCCTCCTGGCACCTGCCTGCCCCAGGCCTGCCTTCCCAGGGCATTCGGCTACTTCTGCCGCTGCCTGCCCATTGGCCCTGGGCAAGCCACAGTCTCAGCTCGGCGCTGACACGGGGTGCTCTACTAG AGATTGTGCATGAGGACTTGAAGATGGGGTCTGATGGGGAAAGTGACCAGGCTTCAGCCACGTCCTCCGATGAGGTGCAGTCACCAGTGAGGGTGCGCATGCGCAATCATCCCCCACGCAAGATCTCCACTGAG GACATCAACAAGCGCCTATCACTACCAGCCGACATCCGGCTGCCTGAGGGCTACCTTGAGAAGCTGACCCTCAACAGCCCCATCTTTGACAAGCCCCTCAGCCGCCGTCTCCGCCGTGTCAGCTTG TCTGAGATCGGCTTTGGGAAACTGGAGACCTACATCAAGCTGGACAAGCTGGGGGAG GGTACCTATGCCACTGTCTACAAAGGCAAAAGCAAGCTCACAGACAACCTTGTGGCACTCAAGGAGATCAGACTGGAACACGAAGAGGGGGCACCCTGCACCGCCATCCGGGAAG TGTCCCTGCTCAAGGACCTCAAACACGCCAACATCGTCACGCTACATGACATTATTCACACGGAGAAGTCCCTCACCCTTGTCTTTGAGTACCTG GACAAGGACCTGAAGCAGTACCTGGATGACTGTGGGAACATCATCAACATGCACAACGTGAAA CTGTTCCTGTTCCAGCTGCTCCGTGGCCTGGCCTACTGCCACCGGCAGAAGGTGCTACACCGAGACCTCAAGCCACAGAACCTACTCATCAATGAGCGAGGAGAGCTCAAGCTGGCTGACTTCG GCCTGGCCCGGGCCAAGTCAATTCCAACGAAGACCTACTCCAACGAGGTGGTAACACTGTGGTACCGGCCCCCTGACATCCTGCTCGGGTCCACGGACTACTCCACTCAGATTGACATGTG GGGTGTGGGCTGCATCTTCTATGAGATGGCCACAGGCCGGCCCCTCTTCCCAGGCTCCACAGTGGAGGAGCAGCTGCACTTCATCTTCCGCATCTTGG GAACCCCAAATGAAGATACATGGCCAGGCATCCTGTCCAATGAAGAGTTCAGGACATACAACTACCCCAAGTACCGAGCCGAGGCCCTTTTGAGCCATGCACCCCG AGTTGACAGCGACGGGGCTGACCTCCTCACCAAGCTGCTGCAG TTTGAAGGTCGCAATCGGATCTCCGCAGAGGATGCCATGAAACATCCATTCTTCCTCAGTCTGGGGGATCGGATCCACAAACTTCCTGACA CTACTTCCATATTTGCACTAAAGGAGATCCAGCTACAAAAGGAGGCCAGCATTCGATCTTCGTCAATGCCTGACTCAG TTGCTGGTGGACAGCGTGGCCGTGCCAGCCTCCCACACTGA